From Pirellulales bacterium, one genomic window encodes:
- the trmB gene encoding tRNA (guanosine(46)-N7)-methyltransferase TrmB has protein sequence MSRRAKSIHSTPPKISIPLFDRLCCAWKYLTRTMGRRALRKIDPALEYADWLWTVEELPNPWDDAAVFAQAAPLEVELGSGKGLFLAGAAQQHPGRNFLGIELAQKYASFAAARLARAGLANARMVQGDGLRVFREILPSETLAAVHVYFPDPWWKARHKKRRVMNESFLRDAERTLRAGGSLHFWTDVEEYFHAGLEAVREFTSLDGPLAVPERPAAHDLDYRTHFERRTRLHGQEVYRAEFRKR, from the coding sequence ATGAGCCGCCGCGCGAAGAGTATCCATTCGACACCGCCGAAGATCAGCATCCCGCTCTTTGATCGGCTGTGCTGTGCCTGGAAATACCTGACGAGGACCATGGGACGCCGCGCGTTACGAAAAATTGATCCCGCGCTTGAGTACGCGGATTGGCTGTGGACGGTCGAAGAGCTGCCAAACCCGTGGGATGACGCCGCGGTGTTCGCGCAGGCAGCTCCCTTGGAGGTCGAGCTGGGGAGCGGCAAGGGGCTGTTCCTGGCGGGCGCCGCGCAGCAGCATCCGGGGCGCAACTTCCTGGGCATTGAGCTCGCGCAAAAGTACGCGTCGTTTGCCGCGGCCCGTTTGGCCCGCGCGGGGCTCGCCAACGCGCGCATGGTGCAGGGGGATGGGCTGCGCGTGTTCCGCGAAATTCTGCCGAGCGAAACGCTGGCCGCCGTACACGTCTATTTTCCCGACCCCTGGTGGAAGGCGCGGCACAAGAAGCGGCGCGTGATGAACGAATCGTTCTTGCGCGACGCCGAGCGCACACTGCGCGCGGGCGGTAGCCTGCACTTCTGGACCGACGTGGAAGAATACTTTCACGCGGGGCTGGAAGCGGTGCGCGAATTTACGAGCCTCGATGGGCCGCTGGCCGTGCCCGAGCGCCCAGCCGCACACGATCTCGATTACCGCACCCATTTCGAACGCCGTACCCGGCTGCACGGACAGGAAGTCTATCGGGCGGAGTTTCGCAAGCGATGA
- a CDS encoding RluA family pseudouridine synthase: MSSAALEVLYEDNHLLALNKPAGLPTMGVTADRESLLTRAKDYIKQRYQKPGNVYLGAMSRLDAPVSGVLLFARTSKAAARLTEQFRTRAVEKLYWALVTGDVAPPADRLIDFVRADERHRRMHRTRADQPGAQEARLTYRRITSLAAGTLLEVELETGRKHQIRLQLSGRGWPILGDRKYGSQQPFADSIALHSRRLTFMHPTRDERIELVAPLPATWLKLGVRDLR; the protein is encoded by the coding sequence ATGTCATCTGCTGCCTTGGAAGTTCTGTACGAAGACAACCATCTGTTGGCGCTCAATAAGCCGGCCGGCTTGCCCACGATGGGCGTGACGGCCGATCGCGAAAGCCTGCTCACGCGCGCGAAGGATTACATCAAGCAGCGCTATCAGAAGCCCGGCAACGTCTATTTGGGCGCCATGAGCCGGCTCGACGCGCCGGTCTCCGGCGTGCTGTTGTTTGCCCGCACTTCGAAAGCCGCGGCCCGCTTGACCGAGCAATTTCGTACTCGCGCGGTCGAGAAGCTCTATTGGGCGCTGGTGACGGGAGACGTCGCTCCACCGGCCGATCGGCTCATCGATTTTGTCCGCGCTGACGAGCGCCATCGCCGCATGCACCGCACCCGCGCCGATCAGCCCGGCGCCCAAGAGGCCCGGCTCACGTATCGCCGCATCACAAGCCTCGCGGCCGGCACACTCTTGGAAGTGGAACTGGAAACCGGGCGGAAGCACCAAATTCGCCTGCAACTATCCGGCCGCGGCTGGCCGATCCTCGGCGATCGAAAGTACGGCAGCCAGCAACCATTCGCCGACAGCATAGCCCTACACAGCCGCCGCCTGACGTTTATGCATCCCACGCGCGACGAGCGCATCGAACTCGTAGCCCCGCTCCCGGCCACTTGGCTGAAGCTGGGTGTGCGCGATTTGCGCTAA
- a CDS encoding DUF1361 domain-containing protein: MPVAYNFVSLSGMGWNLSLAFIPLVLAGLLFRRGSRLGPLGWLGVAAFILFLPNAAYVLTDVIQLVRRVRQQPYVPVWTIALVLVPQYAAFMIAGFECHVLSLCRVGAYLRSLGRAKWVVPAELVLNFAVAIGLYLGRYRRFNSWDILRDPLRLGTQTAEDFMSAMPWYVVLIAFGVLVFLYYLVKFLNFAVIRAIKSSLARGDGTSGGRSFGPLSTTPR; this comes from the coding sequence ATGCCGGTAGCTTACAATTTTGTGTCGCTGTCGGGCATGGGGTGGAATCTGTCCTTGGCGTTCATTCCGCTGGTGCTCGCCGGTCTGCTCTTTCGTCGCGGCAGCCGACTTGGGCCACTCGGTTGGTTGGGCGTGGCCGCGTTTATTCTCTTCCTGCCCAATGCGGCTTACGTCCTGACCGACGTGATTCAACTGGTGCGCCGCGTGCGCCAGCAGCCCTACGTCCCGGTATGGACAATCGCCCTGGTGCTGGTGCCGCAATATGCGGCTTTCATGATCGCCGGGTTTGAATGCCATGTGCTTTCGCTGTGCCGGGTGGGGGCGTATTTGCGCTCGCTGGGGCGCGCCAAATGGGTCGTGCCGGCCGAACTGGTGCTGAACTTCGCCGTCGCCATCGGGCTGTATCTCGGACGTTATCGGCGTTTCAACAGTTGGGACATCCTGCGCGATCCGTTGCGGCTGGGGACGCAGACCGCCGAAGACTTCATGAGCGCCATGCCGTGGTACGTCGTGTTGATCGCGTTTGGCGTGCTCGTGTTCCTGTATTACCTGGTGAAGTTCTTGAACTTTGCCGTGATCCGCGCGATCAAATCATCGCTGGCCCGCGGCGACGGCACCAGCGGTGGCCGCTCGTTCGGCCCCCTGTCGACGACGCCGCGTTAG
- a CDS encoding Maf family protein — protein sequence MSAQHSGGSPRAASIPAKLILASGSPRRKQLLTAAGYKFEIVVPSESAECGVCSGETPPELVARLAYQKAADVSTRVGPSVIIACDTICECQGQLLGKPRDEDDARRMLNMLSNRRHRVYSGLCIWHVPAGEPNVRVDETTLRMDLLSQQQIDDIVASGAWEGKAGAFGYQDGLDWVHVERGSETNVVGLPMELLAEMLSALEAS from the coding sequence ATGAGTGCTCAACATTCCGGCGGCTCTCCGCGCGCCGCGTCGATCCCGGCAAAGCTGATCCTGGCCAGCGGTTCGCCGCGGCGCAAGCAATTGCTGACGGCGGCGGGCTATAAATTCGAGATCGTGGTGCCCAGCGAATCGGCCGAGTGCGGCGTGTGCAGCGGGGAAACGCCCCCCGAGCTGGTCGCGCGGCTGGCGTATCAAAAGGCGGCCGACGTTTCGACGCGCGTCGGCCCGTCGGTGATCATCGCCTGCGACACGATCTGCGAATGCCAGGGGCAATTGCTCGGCAAGCCGCGCGACGAAGACGATGCGCGGCGCATGCTGAACATGCTTTCCAATCGCCGGCATCGCGTCTACAGCGGCTTGTGTATTTGGCACGTGCCGGCCGGTGAGCCGAACGTGCGCGTCGACGAGACGACGTTGCGCATGGACCTGCTTTCCCAGCAGCAGATCGACGACATCGTGGCCAGCGGCGCCTGGGAAGGAAAGGCGGGCGCCTTTGGCTATCAGGACGGGCTAGATTGGGTCCACGTCGAACGAGGGAGCGAAACGAACGTCGTCGGGCTGCCGATGGAATTGCTCGCCGAGATGCTGAGCGCGCTCGAAGCGTCTTAG
- a CDS encoding aminotransferase class I/II-fold pyridoxal phosphate-dependent enzyme has protein sequence MFRPSTPRPVAQRVQYFTESVIREMTRLAVRAGAINLGQGMPDFDPPQEVKDAACRAIHDGYNQYSITWGVPALRQAIAAKARAFNGIECDADTHITVCCGATECMMATMLALIDQGDEVVIFQPFYENYGPDAQLTGARPVWVPLRPPDWRFDPDELRAAFSPRTKAVIVNTPNNPTGRVFTREELSQIAALCQEFNAFALSDEIYEYIRYGDVPHTSIATLPGMAERTVTISGLSKTFSMTGWRLGYCIAPPAITDGIRKAHDFLTVGAPHPLQVAGAAALALPQSYYDSLRDHYARGRDILLGYLRQAGFEFQAPEGAYYVMTDIASFATGWDDTQFVRWMIENVGVSAVPGSSFYSPRERGANKVRFMFAKRDETLHAAGERLLKLRERLPR, from the coding sequence ATGTTCCGCCCCAGCACGCCGCGCCCTGTCGCCCAGCGCGTTCAGTACTTCACCGAGTCTGTGATTCGCGAGATGACGCGGCTGGCTGTGCGTGCCGGCGCGATCAACCTGGGGCAGGGGATGCCCGACTTCGATCCGCCGCAGGAAGTCAAAGACGCCGCCTGCCGCGCGATTCACGACGGCTATAACCAGTATTCGATCACCTGGGGCGTGCCGGCCCTACGGCAGGCGATCGCCGCGAAGGCCCGGGCGTTCAACGGCATCGAGTGCGACGCCGATACGCACATCACGGTCTGTTGCGGCGCGACCGAGTGCATGATGGCGACGATGCTGGCCTTGATCGACCAGGGGGACGAGGTCGTCATCTTTCAGCCGTTCTACGAGAACTACGGGCCCGATGCGCAATTGACCGGCGCCCGGCCGGTGTGGGTGCCGCTGCGTCCGCCGGACTGGCGCTTCGATCCGGACGAGTTGCGCGCGGCGTTTTCGCCGCGCACCAAGGCCGTGATCGTCAACACGCCCAACAACCCGACAGGCCGCGTCTTCACGCGCGAGGAGCTGTCGCAGATTGCCGCCTTATGCCAGGAGTTCAACGCGTTCGCACTGTCGGACGAAATCTACGAATACATCCGCTATGGCGACGTGCCGCACACCAGCATCGCCACGCTGCCGGGCATGGCCGAGCGCACGGTCACGATCAGCGGCTTATCGAAAACGTTCAGCATGACCGGCTGGCGGCTTGGATATTGCATCGCTCCGCCGGCCATCACCGATGGAATACGCAAGGCGCACGATTTTCTCACCGTGGGCGCGCCGCATCCGTTACAAGTGGCTGGCGCTGCGGCGCTGGCCCTGCCGCAGTCGTACTACGATTCGCTGCGCGATCATTACGCACGCGGGCGGGACATACTACTAGGCTACTTGCGGCAAGCCGGCTTTGAGTTTCAAGCCCCCGAAGGGGCGTACTACGTGATGACTGATATCGCCTCCTTCGCGACCGGCTGGGACGATACGCAATTCGTGCGTTGGATGATCGAAAACGTGGGGGTCTCGGCCGTGCCCGGCAGCAGTTTTTACTCCCCGCGCGAGCGCGGAGCGAACAAGGTACGGTTCATGTTCGCCAAGCGCGACGAGACATTGCACGCCGCCGGCGAGCGGCTCTTGAAACTGCGCGAGCGGCTGCCGCGATAA
- a CDS encoding 2-oxoglutarate dehydrogenase E1 component: MQPEEIPFDSHSLAFVESLYGDYVRDPASVSDDWRRFFASLAGRDGRFLREPQLGPTFTPQSLFHSAGTNGAATNGAAATVGMGSGVLQERVDQLIRAYRVRGHRLARVNPLGEPTGPLPELDLEFYGLGPADLDRTFSTRSLGGADEGTLRDLLKRLRNTYCRFIGVQFMHIDDLTVRGWLQERVESTENRLQLSRAEQLRILTCLTDAVLFEEFIQKRYLGAKSFSLEGSESLIPLLDLALEKAGRQRINEIVIAMAHRGRLNVLANIIGKSPQQIFHEFEDIEPAMHRGRGDVKYHLGYSSQHVTTDGHEIHLSLCFNPSHLEFVNPVASGRMRAKQDREGDTERAHGLVLMIHGDAAFAGEGVIQETLNLSQLPSYTTGGALHVVVNNQLGFTTPPEQARSSTYATDVAKMLQIPIFHVNGEDPESVAQVVNLAMDFRERFRRDVVLDMYCYRRRGHNEGDEPSFTQPLMYKQIEEQPTVRESYLDRLLLLGEITVDEADKIADESRARLEAGFSAARSRGYAPPPEVPSGVWEGFTGGREANIDEIDSGAAHDRLVELLGALTKVPEGFHVHPKIERLLSQRAAMATGERPLDWSTAEALAFATLATDGVPVRLSGQDCERGTFSQRHAVLHDFENGAHYTPLLNLSPTQATVEIVNSPLSEVGVLGFEYGYSLDRPSTLVMWEAQYGDFVNVAQVIIDQFIVTAEDKWRRLSGLTLLLPHGLEGAGPEHSSARLERFLTLAAEDNMQIAQPSTPAQYFHLLRRQALRRWRKPLVVMTPKSLLRHAAAVSPLDALTTGTYQRVIADEVVPNGAEVRRVLMCSGKVYYELAHKRTELARQDVAIIRIEQFYPFPYKQLRAALATYRDGTPVVWIQEEPENMGAWSFLRMQFGDRLFERLPLSGIYRRASASPATGSASSHRLEQDELIAAAFGGT; this comes from the coding sequence ATGCAACCCGAAGAGATACCGTTCGACAGCCACAGCCTGGCTTTCGTCGAAAGCCTGTACGGCGACTACGTGCGCGACCCGGCCAGCGTCAGCGACGACTGGCGTCGGTTCTTTGCCTCGCTGGCGGGGCGCGACGGACGTTTTTTGCGCGAGCCGCAACTGGGACCGACGTTCACGCCGCAGAGTTTGTTTCATAGCGCCGGCACAAACGGCGCCGCCACCAACGGCGCCGCGGCGACCGTGGGCATGGGTTCGGGCGTGCTGCAAGAGCGCGTCGACCAATTGATCCGCGCCTATCGTGTGCGCGGCCATCGCCTGGCGCGCGTCAACCCGCTGGGCGAACCAACAGGGCCTTTGCCCGAACTCGACCTGGAATTCTACGGCCTCGGTCCGGCCGATCTCGATCGCACGTTCTCGACGCGCTCGCTGGGCGGGGCCGACGAAGGAACGCTGCGCGATTTGCTCAAGCGGCTGCGCAACACCTACTGCCGGTTCATCGGCGTGCAGTTCATGCACATCGACGATCTGACCGTCCGCGGCTGGCTGCAAGAACGCGTCGAAAGCACCGAAAACCGGCTGCAACTCAGCCGGGCCGAGCAGCTTCGCATTCTCACCTGCCTGACCGACGCCGTGCTGTTCGAAGAGTTCATTCAAAAGCGCTACCTCGGTGCGAAAAGCTTTTCGCTCGAAGGTTCCGAGAGCTTGATTCCGCTGTTGGACCTGGCGCTCGAGAAGGCCGGCCGGCAGAGGATCAATGAAATCGTCATCGCTATGGCCCATCGCGGCCGTTTGAACGTGCTGGCGAACATCATCGGCAAAAGCCCGCAACAGATCTTCCACGAGTTCGAGGATATCGAGCCCGCCATGCATCGCGGCCGTGGCGACGTGAAGTATCACCTGGGCTACAGCTCGCAGCACGTCACGACCGACGGCCACGAAATTCACCTGTCGCTGTGCTTCAACCCCAGCCACTTGGAATTCGTCAACCCCGTGGCCTCGGGCCGGATGCGCGCCAAGCAGGATCGCGAGGGGGACACCGAGCGTGCGCATGGCCTGGTGTTGATGATTCACGGCGACGCGGCCTTCGCCGGCGAAGGCGTTATTCAAGAGACGCTGAACCTCAGCCAGTTGCCCTCGTACACGACGGGCGGCGCGCTGCACGTCGTGGTGAATAATCAACTCGGTTTCACGACGCCGCCCGAGCAAGCCCGCTCGAGCACTTACGCCACCGACGTGGCCAAGATGCTGCAGATCCCGATCTTTCACGTCAACGGCGAAGATCCGGAAAGCGTCGCCCAGGTGGTGAACCTGGCGATGGATTTCCGCGAGCGATTTCGCCGTGACGTCGTGCTCGATATGTATTGCTACCGGCGACGTGGGCACAACGAAGGGGACGAGCCCTCGTTCACGCAGCCCTTGATGTACAAACAGATCGAAGAGCAGCCGACCGTTCGCGAGAGCTACCTCGACCGCCTGTTGCTGTTGGGGGAAATCACGGTCGACGAGGCCGACAAGATCGCCGACGAAAGCCGGGCCCGGCTCGAAGCCGGCTTCTCGGCCGCGCGCAGCCGCGGCTACGCACCGCCGCCGGAAGTTCCGTCGGGCGTGTGGGAGGGCTTTACCGGCGGGCGCGAGGCGAACATCGACGAAATCGACTCGGGCGCCGCGCACGATCGGCTGGTCGAACTGCTGGGCGCATTGACGAAGGTGCCCGAGGGCTTTCACGTTCACCCGAAAATCGAACGTCTGCTGTCCCAGCGCGCGGCGATGGCTACGGGTGAACGGCCGCTCGACTGGTCGACGGCCGAGGCCCTGGCGTTTGCCACCCTGGCTACCGACGGCGTGCCGGTGCGACTGAGCGGACAGGATTGCGAGCGCGGCACGTTCAGCCAGCGGCACGCCGTGCTGCACGATTTTGAAAACGGCGCCCACTACACGCCGCTATTGAATCTCAGCCCGACACAGGCCACGGTCGAGATCGTGAACAGTCCGCTTTCCGAGGTTGGCGTGCTGGGGTTTGAGTACGGCTATTCGCTCGATCGCCCCTCGACACTCGTGATGTGGGAAGCGCAATACGGCGACTTCGTCAATGTCGCGCAAGTGATCATCGACCAGTTCATCGTTACGGCCGAGGACAAGTGGCGCCGCCTGAGCGGCCTGACGCTGCTCTTGCCGCACGGACTGGAAGGGGCCGGGCCCGAGCATTCCAGCGCCCGGCTCGAGCGATTCCTGACCCTGGCCGCCGAAGACAATATGCAAATCGCGCAGCCGTCGACGCCGGCGCAATATTTTCACTTGCTGCGTCGGCAGGCGCTGCGCCGCTGGCGAAAGCCGCTGGTCGTGATGACGCCCAAGAGCTTGTTGCGGCACGCGGCCGCGGTGTCGCCACTCGACGCGCTAACGACCGGAACCTACCAGCGCGTGATCGCCGACGAAGTGGTGCCCAACGGCGCCGAAGTGCGCCGCGTGTTGATGTGCTCGGGCAAGGTGTATTACGAACTGGCGCACAAGCGCACCGAGCTTGCCCGGCAGGACGTCGCCATCATTCGCATCGAGCAGTTCTATCCTTTCCCCTACAAGCAACTACGGGCCGCACTGGCCACCTACCGCGACGGTACGCCGGTGGTGTGGATCCAGGAAGAGCCTGAAAACATGGGGGCCTGGAGCTTCTTGCGCATGCAATTCGGCGACCGGCTGTTCGAGCGGCTACCGCTGTCGGGCATTTATCGCCGCGCAAGCGCGAGCCCCGCGACCGGCTCGGCCAGCAGCCATCGCCTGGAGCAGGACGAGCTGATCGCCGCGGCCTTTGGCGGCACCTGA